One region of Persicobacter psychrovividus genomic DNA includes:
- a CDS encoding alpha-L-fucosidase, with the protein MYKKLSFLTLLLLLFSNILVKADTPEKDQYNQRMQWFKDAKLGIFIHWGLYSKGIDSESWCMYHKKRSWEEYMTQQAKDFTAANYQPEEWAKLFKEVGADYAVMTSKHHDGFALWDTKYSKINAKDFSAAKRDVYTPWVKAIRNAGLKVGVYYSLCDWSHPDYSPITFDRPEKKLRKLYPQQRAERYLTPWQRFTKFNFNEMHELFERYQPDLVWFDGDWEHKADEWPSRVVKDSLLSWNPKVIVNSRLNWYGDYNTPEQDPPVIAPDRPWELCLTMNESWGYRADDHDYKSAKYLIETFVRSVAKGGNLLLDIGPKSDGTIPKPQVELLKEIGQWYQTNGTAIRNTEAGIPYGHFDGETTLSKDHKTINLFLMGGLKNFTTLRGVKGEIESIKVLGSNSPVKYKVIDSAPWNDIPGIIQIFFDDVKEDPYVTVVSVTFKTPISLYRGIGHAVEMND; encoded by the coding sequence ATGTATAAAAAGTTATCTTTTTTAACGCTTTTATTGCTGTTGTTTTCCAATATTTTGGTAAAAGCTGACACCCCCGAAAAGGATCAGTACAATCAGCGAATGCAATGGTTCAAAGATGCCAAATTGGGGATTTTCATTCACTGGGGCTTGTATTCGAAGGGTATTGACAGTGAGTCGTGGTGTATGTATCACAAAAAACGAAGCTGGGAAGAATACATGACCCAACAGGCTAAAGATTTTACCGCCGCCAACTATCAGCCGGAAGAATGGGCCAAACTTTTTAAAGAAGTCGGTGCGGACTATGCCGTAATGACCTCCAAACACCATGATGGTTTCGCCCTTTGGGACACCAAGTATTCAAAAATAAATGCCAAGGATTTTTCTGCTGCCAAGCGGGATGTCTACACCCCATGGGTGAAGGCCATCAGAAACGCAGGCTTGAAGGTCGGGGTTTATTATTCTTTATGTGATTGGTCACATCCGGATTACAGCCCAATCACTTTTGATCGCCCTGAAAAGAAGCTTCGGAAGCTATATCCACAGCAGCGTGCAGAGCGGTACCTGACCCCTTGGCAACGCTTCACGAAATTCAATTTTAATGAGATGCACGAACTGTTTGAGCGCTACCAGCCAGATTTGGTTTGGTTTGACGGCGACTGGGAACATAAAGCAGATGAATGGCCTTCACGTGTTGTAAAAGATTCCCTTTTATCATGGAACCCTAAGGTGATCGTTAACTCAAGGTTGAACTGGTACGGAGATTACAATACGCCGGAACAGGACCCACCAGTAATTGCGCCAGACCGCCCTTGGGAGTTGTGCCTGACCATGAACGAATCATGGGGATATCGTGCAGATGACCATGATTACAAATCTGCGAAGTATTTGATCGAAACTTTTGTGCGTTCCGTAGCCAAAGGCGGAAACCTGCTTTTGGATATTGGGCCGAAAAGTGATGGCACTATTCCCAAGCCACAAGTTGAATTATTAAAAGAAATTGGGCAATGGTATCAAACCAATGGCACCGCGATTCGCAATACCGAAGCGGGGATTCCTTATGGCCACTTCGATGGTGAAACGACGCTCTCCAAAGACCATAAAACCATTAACCTCTTCTTAATGGGAGGCTTGAAAAATTTCACTACTTTACGTGGGGTGAAGGGTGAGATCGAAAGCATAAAAGTCCTTGGCAGCAATTCACCGGTCAAGTATAAAGTGATTGATTCTGCCCCGTGGAATGACATTCCCGGTATCATTCAAATATTTTTTGATGACGTCAAAGAAGACCCTTATGTAACGGTGGTATCTGTTACTTTTAAAACACCTATTTCTTTATATCGAGGGATAGGGCATGCTGTCGAAATGAACGATTAA
- a CDS encoding alpha-L-fucosidase, whose protein sequence is MKKLLIFIVALLSAFGAQAQWKGKEFVLDPDPLVQQKLKDWSDLKLGFFVHWGAYSVDGMCESWPIVSEDVDWLTPHKNLKEFRKYYFDLPKKFNPVKFNPEQWADLAEDMGAKYFVFTTKHHDGFTMWDSQLTDYKITNPAYPCSKLPKADVTKYLFDAMRKKGMMIGAYISKPDWHHPYYWSPSFESAGRNVNYKVERHPDWWGKFTDFWLGQIDELMSNYGKVDILWLDGAWANKDNQGQDMRMDEVANICRSKQPGIMIVDRWVGGKYENYRTPEQWIPSESQDKIYWESNMTVNCCFSYRFEDSPETNVKSGRELIHKFVDVVAKGGNLLLNLGASPQGWFNPEEVKSVKNMGQWLHKNGQAIYATRAIAPYAESNIRYTRSKDGQKVYAIALLAENEHPSKVMLPGCLASKNAKLFDVATGKRLSFSRQGNATLVNVPRKKGTDNYAIAIEINGIEKMAGKSYGKSQHAKDAENRNL, encoded by the coding sequence ATGAAGAAGCTCTTAATATTTATCGTCGCACTTTTATCAGCCTTTGGTGCTCAGGCCCAATGGAAAGGCAAAGAATTTGTACTTGATCCCGACCCCCTGGTGCAGCAGAAGCTGAAAGACTGGTCGGACCTGAAGCTGGGTTTTTTCGTTCACTGGGGCGCTTATTCTGTTGATGGCATGTGTGAATCCTGGCCGATAGTTTCTGAGGATGTTGATTGGCTAACCCCTCACAAGAACCTTAAGGAGTTTAGAAAGTACTATTTCGACCTGCCAAAGAAATTCAATCCGGTAAAATTCAATCCAGAGCAGTGGGCAGATTTGGCAGAAGACATGGGGGCAAAATATTTTGTGTTTACCACTAAGCACCATGATGGTTTTACGATGTGGGATTCTCAACTGACGGACTACAAAATCACCAATCCAGCTTACCCATGCTCCAAATTACCCAAAGCAGATGTTACCAAATATCTTTTTGATGCCATGCGTAAAAAAGGTATGATGATCGGGGCATATATCTCTAAACCTGATTGGCATCACCCTTATTATTGGAGTCCATCTTTTGAGTCTGCCGGCAGAAATGTAAACTATAAAGTCGAACGCCACCCCGACTGGTGGGGTAAGTTTACCGACTTTTGGTTGGGGCAAATCGACGAGCTGATGAGCAACTACGGAAAGGTGGACATTCTATGGCTTGATGGCGCCTGGGCAAATAAAGACAACCAGGGGCAAGATATGCGGATGGATGAAGTCGCGAATATTTGCCGTAGCAAACAGCCGGGAATTATGATTGTTGACCGTTGGGTTGGTGGTAAATATGAAAACTACCGCACCCCTGAACAGTGGATTCCTTCAGAAAGTCAGGATAAAATTTACTGGGAGTCCAACATGACCGTAAACTGCTGTTTTTCTTATCGTTTTGAAGATAGTCCGGAAACAAATGTTAAATCGGGTCGTGAGTTGATCCACAAGTTTGTAGATGTGGTTGCCAAAGGCGGAAATCTACTGCTGAACCTTGGGGCCTCACCACAGGGGTGGTTCAACCCTGAGGAAGTTAAGAGTGTGAAAAATATGGGGCAATGGTTACATAAAAATGGCCAAGCTATTTATGCTACCCGAGCGATTGCGCCTTATGCAGAATCAAATATTCGATATACACGCTCAAAAGATGGACAGAAAGTCTATGCCATCGCATTGCTTGCAGAAAATGAGCATCCGTCGAAGGTCATGTTACCGGGGTGCCTGGCATCAAAAAATGCCAAGTTATTTGATGTGGCAACGGGGAAAAGATTATCATTCTCCCGACAAGGAAACGCCACCCTGGTAAATGTGCCAAGAAAAAAAGGGACAGACAATTATGCGATTGCTATTGAAATCAATGGTATTGAAAAAATGGCCGGAAAAAGTTACGGCAAATCTCAGCACGCAAAAGACGCCGAAAACCGCAACCTTTAA
- a CDS encoding RagB/SusD family nutrient uptake outer membrane protein, giving the protein MKKYIIAIMMAAGAMSACSDLDLKPHDQLSDESFWRSSSDFEMATNAVYQDLDGRIKMFWVNSQDIFTDALTDLCGGGIYGSDEIAAGTLQPDNAYLNNIWNPTYRGIRRANNFFEKLDRAIAEGGVDANDPKIKELSGQVRIIRASLFFRLANYWGNAPMPLKTLSRDEANSIAVTSKEDLLKEAISELKLAGEELDNFNGENNRLTKYSAFAYLVRIYMSQENWTEASKYAKLIIDSGQYELYSTGHPETDYRDLFTPKGNNCKEAIVAHNFTNTTWSYSHGTFEVASMWGLQRPSDRFLDMVLSDQGKVIEYVDEKTGEPITHLLPEDELLASAVGKEIRKVPSVLKRDQYHLMEDHKDPRWKQTILPYNGLKANTWNKTEIDNDAVAAPVFLKGFDDDAIAGYSYNSQKHVIRLAEIFLSYAEAQNELGNSAVAIEYVNKVRDRVGMINVTGTFSKAQTREIVRRERCVELINEGQLFFDYKRWKTADGKSYLEEATNRNGGIHPVGYESVVLGQDAEGEPIKGVDFSKRPNDRLVRSYTSPRNDYWPFPMNEVQINPNMPQKAGW; this is encoded by the coding sequence ATGAAAAAATATATCATAGCAATAATGATGGCAGCAGGAGCAATGTCTGCCTGTTCAGATCTTGACCTCAAACCTCACGATCAATTGTCCGATGAGTCTTTCTGGAGATCGTCTTCAGATTTCGAGATGGCCACCAATGCCGTCTATCAGGATCTTGACGGTCGCATTAAAATGTTCTGGGTGAACAGTCAGGATATTTTCACCGATGCACTCACTGATCTTTGTGGCGGTGGAATTTATGGCAGCGACGAGATTGCCGCAGGGACACTTCAGCCCGACAATGCCTACCTGAATAACATCTGGAACCCGACCTACCGTGGCATTCGACGTGCCAATAATTTCTTTGAAAAGCTCGACAGAGCGATTGCTGAAGGTGGAGTGGACGCCAACGATCCAAAGATCAAGGAATTGAGTGGGCAGGTGAGAATCATTCGTGCATCCTTGTTTTTCCGCTTGGCAAATTACTGGGGTAATGCCCCAATGCCTTTGAAAACGCTTTCAAGAGATGAGGCGAATAGCATTGCGGTAACCTCGAAAGAGGATTTGCTAAAAGAAGCGATCAGTGAACTGAAACTGGCTGGCGAAGAGCTCGATAATTTCAATGGTGAAAACAATCGCTTGACCAAATATTCAGCTTTTGCTTACCTCGTTCGGATTTATATGAGTCAGGAAAATTGGACAGAAGCTTCAAAATATGCCAAGCTGATCATTGATTCCGGTCAGTATGAATTGTACAGTACAGGGCATCCGGAAACCGATTACCGTGATTTGTTTACCCCAAAAGGGAACAACTGTAAAGAGGCCATAGTCGCTCACAACTTCACCAACACGACTTGGTCTTACTCTCATGGTACTTTTGAAGTGGCTTCGATGTGGGGTTTGCAGCGCCCATCTGACCGCTTCCTGGATATGGTACTTTCTGATCAGGGGAAAGTGATCGAATATGTTGACGAGAAAACTGGTGAACCTATCACGCACCTGTTGCCGGAGGATGAATTATTGGCTTCAGCAGTAGGAAAAGAAATCCGTAAAGTGCCTTCCGTTCTGAAAAGGGATCAATATCACCTGATGGAAGACCATAAGGATCCTCGCTGGAAACAAACCATTCTGCCATACAATGGCCTTAAAGCCAATACTTGGAACAAAACAGAGATTGATAATGATGCCGTTGCAGCGCCAGTATTCCTAAAAGGTTTCGACGACGATGCCATTGCAGGTTATTCTTACAACTCACAGAAGCATGTCATTCGTTTGGCGGAAATTTTCCTAAGCTATGCGGAAGCACAAAACGAATTGGGCAATTCGGCGGTAGCGATTGAATATGTGAATAAAGTTCGTGACCGTGTAGGGATGATCAATGTAACAGGCACTTTCAGTAAAGCGCAAACCCGTGAGATTGTTCGCCGGGAACGTTGCGTGGAGTTGATCAATGAAGGACAATTGTTCTTCGATTACAAAAGATGGAAAACTGCCGATGGTAAATCTTACCTCGAAGAGGCGACCAACCGAAATGGTGGTATTCACCCTGTCGGCTATGAGTCGGTGGTGCTTGGTCAGGATGCAGAAGGAGAGCCAATTAAGGGAGTAGATTTCTCTAAAAGACCCAATGACCGTTTGGTAAGAAGTTATACTTCTCCAAGAAATGACTATTGGCCTTTCCCAATGAATGAGGTACAAATCAACCCAAATATGCCACAAAAGGCAGGTTGGTAA
- a CDS encoding glycoside hydrolase family 2 TIM barrel-domain containing protein has translation MKYIFASLYLLILSTAAWAQHTPDWENQHVFAVNKVAPHASFFSYENERDALNDQQECSKYFQSLNGKWHFHLSKTPEERPEDFYKLGYDVSGWDQIKVPANWEIEGYDTAIYVNTTYPFWQIAKQQPQPPLIPEGYNPVGAYKRSFEVPADFTGREVFIHFGAVKSAFYIWVNGKKVGYSQGSKLPAEFNITDYIHSGKNEVALEVYRWSDGSYLECQDFWRISGIERDVYLQARPKTMIEDLHLKAGLDEKYTDGILDLSVNLKSFRGQRKQAVNLHVQLLDADRHSMRSWQKKTVFAGETQLHIHEQIQGVKHWSAEQPNLYHLLVTLTDRRGVVLESTHQKVGFRSSEVKNGQFLVNGQPVLIKGVNRHEHDPDHGHVISKASMLKDIQLMKENNINTVRTCHYPNDPMFYRLCDEYGLYVIDEANIESHGMGYGERSLAHDTTWLAAHIDRTRRMFERDKNHASVVIWSLGNEAGDGINFQKTYAWLKEHDDSRPVQYERAGHEAHTDIYCPMYMSLKNTIEYAKTNPARPLIQCEYAHAMGNSCGGLQDYWDAVHQYKSLQGGCIWDWVDQGLREKDADGNEYFAYGGDYGTNMPSDNSFCINGLVNPDRKANPQLHEVKKVYQSVAVTADDLSSMIFTIENQHYFTNLNEFELVWSVENNGEVIRQGTKTIALAPQQQKQIQLKEAKVTGRSGLTTLTFSFQTKERNGLVAKGTTMAWDQFILSEDEPVASVQKQTPLEWSESKKSLNVNGRNFSMVIDKHAGQIVSYRLQGQECFVQGPSLNFYRPLTENDIRDGNGGRVWKNFGLNQLVQQVSGNITATKLENGLLQISVPLELRNDSLKTFINVRQQYLIDAGGAVVLQANIQLPDGLNSVARVGYQSKIIKAIDQLQWLGKGPVATYSDRSSAGKIGLYGGDIHSLYDHNMVVPQDNENRSETRWMTLTDREGNGLMMQANEPFNFSVYPFDDQDIDKARHMNELKESAFNTMNIDQKVAGLGTATCGPGIEDPYLLKAGAYQLSWSFKPIDLKKTTAQAEGLENPCAEVSPVVLNLPKISRDQAGWVNMVSTKNQRIYFSINGGVFKRFTKPFQLQNQALISAYCLEGRSKGQLVKVAFGQNKVNWKIQEVSSANPWNLAKHAIDGKAFTYWQSENQPPASGEHFLVVDMGDTFQVNQLLYTPKYYSAYGRVMRYTLLLSEDGSHWKTVIADGEFQPTLYAQQQPFAATSARFFKMIIHSTGKESNYAAVGEIGLHILEPIQ, from the coding sequence ATGAAGTATATTTTTGCAAGCCTGTATTTGCTGATCTTGAGCACGGCTGCTTGGGCTCAGCATACCCCCGACTGGGAAAATCAACATGTTTTTGCGGTCAATAAGGTCGCGCCTCATGCCTCATTTTTCAGCTATGAAAACGAAAGAGATGCGCTGAACGACCAGCAAGAGTGCAGCAAGTATTTCCAGAGCCTGAACGGTAAGTGGCATTTTCATTTGTCAAAAACACCTGAAGAGCGTCCGGAGGATTTTTATAAATTAGGATATGATGTCTCAGGCTGGGATCAGATCAAAGTGCCAGCCAATTGGGAAATTGAAGGCTACGATACCGCCATTTATGTGAATACCACTTACCCTTTTTGGCAAATAGCCAAGCAGCAACCACAGCCGCCTTTAATTCCTGAAGGCTATAATCCTGTGGGTGCTTACAAAAGGTCTTTTGAGGTGCCTGCGGACTTTACGGGACGCGAGGTATTTATCCATTTTGGTGCAGTAAAATCGGCCTTCTATATTTGGGTAAATGGCAAAAAAGTGGGGTATAGCCAGGGCTCAAAATTGCCTGCTGAATTCAATATCACCGATTATATCCATAGCGGAAAAAATGAGGTGGCTTTGGAGGTTTACCGTTGGTCTGACGGCAGTTACCTTGAGTGTCAGGATTTTTGGCGTATCAGTGGCATCGAGCGGGATGTTTATCTTCAGGCACGTCCGAAAACAATGATAGAGGATTTGCACTTAAAAGCGGGGCTGGATGAAAAATATACCGATGGTATTTTGGACTTATCCGTGAATCTGAAAAGTTTCAGGGGGCAACGCAAGCAAGCCGTAAACCTTCATGTTCAGTTGCTTGATGCGGATCGTCATTCTATGAGAAGCTGGCAAAAGAAAACAGTTTTTGCTGGGGAAACCCAACTGCATATCCATGAGCAAATTCAGGGGGTGAAACATTGGTCGGCAGAACAACCGAACTTATATCATTTGCTGGTGACCCTTACCGATCGGCGGGGAGTGGTATTGGAGTCCACACATCAAAAGGTAGGTTTCAGAAGTTCGGAAGTTAAAAATGGTCAGTTTTTGGTAAACGGTCAGCCGGTGCTCATCAAAGGGGTAAACCGTCATGAACATGACCCAGATCACGGGCATGTGATCAGCAAGGCCTCCATGTTGAAGGATATTCAGTTGATGAAGGAAAACAATATCAATACGGTGCGTACCTGTCATTACCCTAATGATCCGATGTTTTATCGATTGTGTGATGAGTACGGTCTGTATGTTATTGATGAGGCCAATATTGAGTCGCATGGTATGGGTTATGGTGAGCGAAGTCTTGCCCATGATACCACCTGGCTGGCGGCACATATTGACCGTACACGCCGGATGTTTGAGCGGGATAAGAACCATGCTTCCGTCGTGATCTGGTCGCTTGGAAATGAAGCCGGAGATGGCATCAATTTTCAGAAAACTTACGCATGGCTGAAGGAGCATGATGATAGTCGTCCTGTGCAGTATGAGCGTGCAGGGCATGAGGCACATACAGATATTTATTGCCCCATGTACATGAGTCTCAAAAATACGATTGAGTATGCCAAGACGAATCCTGCTCGGCCTTTAATTCAGTGCGAATACGCCCACGCAATGGGGAATTCCTGTGGCGGGCTGCAAGATTATTGGGACGCTGTACATCAATATAAAAGCCTGCAAGGTGGCTGTATCTGGGATTGGGTGGATCAGGGCTTGCGTGAAAAAGATGCTGATGGCAATGAATATTTCGCCTATGGCGGTGATTATGGCACTAATATGCCCTCAGACAATTCTTTTTGTATCAATGGGTTGGTTAATCCAGACCGCAAAGCGAACCCACAGTTACACGAAGTGAAAAAGGTATATCAGTCGGTGGCTGTTACTGCTGACGATTTATCCTCCATGATTTTTACGATTGAGAATCAGCATTATTTCACAAACCTGAATGAATTTGAGCTGGTTTGGTCCGTAGAAAATAATGGTGAAGTTATCAGGCAAGGAACAAAAACCATCGCGCTGGCACCGCAGCAGCAAAAGCAAATTCAGCTGAAAGAGGCGAAGGTAACTGGCCGGTCGGGACTGACGACCCTCACCTTTTCATTTCAGACGAAAGAACGAAACGGGCTGGTGGCTAAGGGCACTACAATGGCCTGGGATCAGTTTATTTTATCTGAGGATGAGCCGGTAGCCTCAGTACAAAAACAGACACCTCTTGAGTGGTCGGAATCGAAAAAATCACTGAATGTCAATGGCCGCAACTTCAGTATGGTGATTGATAAGCACGCCGGGCAAATCGTCAGCTACCGCCTACAAGGGCAGGAGTGTTTCGTGCAGGGACCGTCATTGAACTTTTACCGTCCACTCACCGAAAACGACATCCGTGATGGTAACGGTGGAAGAGTGTGGAAGAATTTCGGACTGAACCAACTGGTTCAACAGGTGAGTGGAAACATTACAGCGACCAAGCTTGAAAATGGCCTCCTTCAAATCTCGGTGCCGCTTGAGCTTCGCAACGATTCCCTGAAAACGTTCATCAATGTCCGCCAGCAATATTTAATTGATGCAGGTGGTGCCGTGGTTCTTCAAGCGAATATTCAGCTACCTGATGGCTTGAATTCTGTGGCAAGAGTAGGTTATCAGTCCAAAATAATCAAAGCGATTGATCAGTTACAGTGGCTGGGCAAAGGTCCCGTAGCGACTTACTCCGACCGTAGTTCTGCCGGGAAAATTGGGCTTTATGGCGGAGATATTCACAGCCTTTATGATCATAATATGGTGGTGCCTCAAGACAATGAGAACCGATCTGAAACACGCTGGATGACCCTCACCGACAGGGAAGGAAATGGCTTGATGATGCAGGCGAATGAGCCTTTTAATTTCAGTGTTTATCCTTTTGATGACCAGGATATTGATAAGGCAAGACATATGAATGAATTGAAAGAATCCGCTTTCAATACCATGAATATTGATCAAAAGGTGGCGGGACTTGGAACGGCAACTTGCGGGCCGGGCATTGAGGACCCTTATTTGCTGAAAGCTGGAGCATATCAGCTGAGTTGGTCATTTAAACCCATAGATTTGAAAAAGACAACAGCCCAGGCGGAGGGGCTTGAAAATCCTTGTGCAGAGGTATCGCCGGTGGTGTTAAACTTACCGAAGATCAGCCGTGATCAGGCGGGTTGGGTAAATATGGTATCGACAAAAAATCAACGTATTTATTTTTCAATTAACGGAGGTGTATTCAAGCGATTCACCAAACCATTTCAGTTGCAAAACCAGGCACTTATAAGTGCTTACTGTTTGGAGGGCCGAAGTAAAGGACAGCTTGTTAAAGTGGCTTTTGGGCAAAATAAAGTCAACTGGAAAATTCAGGAGGTAAGTAGCGCTAATCCGTGGAACCTGGCCAAGCATGCTATCGATGGGAAAGCGTTTACTTACTGGCAGTCGGAAAACCAACCACCTGCCTCTGGGGAACATTTTTTGGTGGTAGATATGGGGGATACCTTTCAGGTCAACCAGCTGCTATACACGCCTAAATATTACAGTGCGTATGGTCGGGTGATGCGTTACACTTTACTGTTGAGTGAAGATGGTAGCCACTGGAAAACCGTTATTGCTGACGGAGAATTTCAGCCCACTTTATACGCACAGCAACAGCCATTTGCAGCCACCTCTGCAAGATTTTTTAAAATGATAATCCATTCCACAGGCAAGGAAAGTAATTATGCCGCTGTTGGAGAAATTGGATTACACATTCTTGAACCTATTCAATGA
- a CDS encoding glycoside hydrolase family 3 protein, producing MKRIILFCLFPLLISCTKDWKDEQLPSDERAALLVSKMTLQEKVRQMNLTRGDYLKTDGKLDPQKIHQQVEGLGIGAIHDFYAKTAEEYNTVQRAAIEASRLKIPALVMEEMLHGYYASGATVFPMPIAMGASWSKPLMEQVGHVIGTEARTHGSHMALGPTLGIAREPRWGRVAELYSEDTQLASDIGGAMIKGMHGESFKSPYAMIAGPKHFAVHSAPITGSNASPVLLGERTSRTDFLPVFERAIKQEGALNVMSSYSELDGVPCTGNQWLLTDILRKEWGFKGFVISDLGAMRFLWNVHHYADNPREAIRKAVEAGLDMQFYDFPDSMFQATVIDLVEKGELDEKCVDRAAKGVLTTKFALGLFEHPYVDQALIDKTYHSKAHQEVALNIAKEGIVLLKNDGILPLKKNKYKQIAVLGPNAKEAVLGGYTIGDAKGISILDGLKSASPKTKFVYEKAANIVARGTAIQPQYLFHGNGQPGLKASFFNNMELKGKPVLERVDPKVDFEWPWSPYPGVEDDFFSVRWEGYLQCPSDENGWIGTTCDDGARIYINDELVLDSWAGSSPIKKAAYHFKKGVKYKLRYEYFDRQWHATASLRWSRTDRGIEKAVRLAKASDLSIIVVGENTKTVDENRDVSTLDLSGNQLEMIQAVAKVGKPYIVVLQNGRPLSTNWVSAHANALVEGWFLGEQGGNAMAKILFGEESPSGRLPISVPKSVGQLPIYYNQKPTTIHRYVDQDDQPLYPFGYGLSYANFKYDHLKVKVQEGEHDFQVNISVEVTNTSKVDAKETVQVYAQDLFASVTTARKSLKAFDKQMIKAGETKTFHFILKPHDLRLWNQQHHWTVEKGDFKLMVGHSSVDFLSTKFTINKNYKLD from the coding sequence ATGAAGAGAATAATACTTTTTTGCTTATTTCCGCTCTTAATTTCCTGTACCAAGGACTGGAAAGATGAGCAGCTGCCGAGTGATGAGCGGGCGGCCTTGTTGGTATCAAAAATGACCTTGCAGGAGAAAGTCCGCCAAATGAACCTCACCCGAGGCGATTATCTCAAAACCGATGGTAAACTTGATCCACAGAAGATTCATCAGCAGGTTGAAGGGCTCGGTATTGGTGCAATTCATGATTTTTATGCTAAAACCGCCGAGGAATATAACACTGTTCAACGAGCAGCTATTGAAGCTTCTCGGCTAAAAATTCCCGCTTTGGTGATGGAAGAAATGCTCCACGGCTATTATGCTTCAGGGGCCACTGTTTTTCCAATGCCCATCGCTATGGGAGCAAGCTGGAGCAAGCCCCTGATGGAACAGGTGGGGCATGTAATTGGTACTGAAGCAAGAACTCACGGGTCGCATATGGCACTTGGGCCTACGCTTGGAATTGCTCGTGAACCTCGTTGGGGACGTGTGGCAGAATTGTATTCTGAGGATACACAGCTCGCCTCTGATATCGGTGGTGCAATGATCAAGGGGATGCATGGCGAATCCTTTAAATCTCCTTATGCCATGATTGCCGGCCCTAAACACTTCGCCGTTCACTCCGCACCCATTACAGGTTCAAACGCTTCGCCGGTACTGCTTGGTGAGCGCACCTCCCGAACAGATTTTCTGCCGGTTTTTGAACGTGCCATTAAGCAAGAGGGCGCTTTAAATGTGATGAGCTCTTATTCTGAACTCGATGGGGTGCCTTGTACTGGAAATCAGTGGTTATTAACCGACATTCTTCGTAAAGAGTGGGGCTTCAAAGGGTTTGTCATTTCCGATCTTGGCGCAATGCGTTTTTTGTGGAATGTACATCATTATGCAGATAATCCTCGTGAGGCGATCCGTAAAGCGGTGGAAGCCGGGCTGGATATGCAATTTTATGATTTTCCGGACTCTATGTTTCAGGCAACGGTGATTGATCTGGTAGAAAAAGGTGAGCTTGACGAAAAATGTGTCGACAGGGCGGCAAAAGGTGTTTTAACGACCAAATTTGCCTTAGGCTTATTTGAACACCCGTATGTTGATCAGGCATTGATCGATAAAACTTATCACAGTAAAGCACATCAGGAAGTCGCTTTGAATATTGCCAAAGAGGGGATTGTATTACTAAAAAACGATGGCATTTTACCGCTCAAAAAAAATAAATACAAGCAGATTGCGGTTTTAGGCCCCAACGCAAAAGAGGCCGTTTTGGGAGGTTACACCATCGGAGATGCAAAAGGAATATCGATTTTGGATGGGTTGAAATCAGCTTCACCAAAAACAAAATTTGTTTATGAAAAGGCTGCGAATATCGTTGCGAGAGGCACTGCAATTCAGCCGCAATACTTGTTCCATGGCAATGGTCAGCCAGGCCTTAAAGCAAGTTTTTTCAACAATATGGAATTGAAAGGCAAGCCTGTTTTGGAGCGTGTGGATCCGAAAGTGGATTTTGAATGGCCTTGGTCTCCTTACCCTGGGGTTGAGGATGATTTCTTTTCTGTGCGATGGGAAGGCTATCTTCAGTGCCCTTCTGATGAAAATGGCTGGATAGGAACCACCTGCGATGATGGGGCAAGAATTTACATCAATGATGAGCTGGTGCTCGATTCCTGGGCAGGTTCATCGCCGATAAAAAAGGCAGCTTACCACTTCAAAAAAGGGGTAAAATATAAACTCCGCTACGAGTATTTCGATCGGCAGTGGCATGCGACAGCCTCATTGCGTTGGTCGCGTACTGATCGGGGTATTGAAAAAGCAGTTCGACTGGCCAAAGCTTCTGACCTCTCCATTATTGTTGTTGGCGAGAATACCAAAACGGTGGATGAGAACAGGGATGTCAGCACGTTGGATTTGTCCGGTAATCAGCTCGAAATGATTCAGGCCGTTGCCAAAGTAGGCAAGCCTTACATTGTAGTTCTACAAAATGGCCGACCACTTTCAACCAACTGGGTGTCAGCTCATGCTAATGCGTTGGTGGAAGGCTGGTTCCTTGGTGAACAGGGCGGAAATGCCATGGCAAAGATTCTTTTTGGCGAGGAGTCGCCATCGGGCCGATTGCCAATTTCTGTCCCTAAAAGTGTTGGGCAATTACCGATTTATTACAACCAGAAACCCACCACCATTCACCGCTATGTAGATCAGGACGATCAGCCACTTTATCCATTTGGTTATGGCTTGTCATATGCCAACTTTAAATATGATCACCTTAAAGTCAAGGTACAGGAAGGGGAGCATGATTTTCAGGTAAACATTAGTGTAGAGGTAACCAATACCTCAAAAGTTGATGCCAAAGAAACCGTGCAAGTGTATGCACAGGATTTATTTGCCTCAGTAACAACTGCGAGAAAATCGCTGAAAGCTTTCGACAAGCAGATGATTAAGGCCGGAGAGACCAAAACTTTCCATTTTATTTTGAAACCCCATGACCTGAGATTGTGGAATCAACAGCATCATTGGACCGTTGAAAAAGGGGATTTTAAATTAATGGTTGGTCATTCGAGTGTTGATTTTCTGTCCACAAAATTTACCATAAACAAAAATTACAAACTGGATTGA